AAGATCGCGGAGCATCGCAGGAACCGCGGGGCCGGTAGCGGGCGGCGGTGGTCCCTGGGGCGCTCGAAGTCCCGGACCCGGGCGAGCGAGCTCGCGAGTCTGCTCGTCCACCCGTCGGTGGAGGCCGGGCAGAACGCGGAGGCCGACATCCTCGCGGCCGCTCTTCAGGACTTCTTCGATCCCGAGTTCCTGAACAGGTTCGACGAGATCGTGGCGTTCGGTGACCTCGACAGCCGAACCGTTGCCGAGATCGCAGGGCGCGAGGTCCTGCTCGTTGTCGACCGCCTGCTCACGCGCTCGGTGCGCGTCCACGTCACCCGGGACGTCGTCACCCATCTCGCGCGCATCGGCCATGACGAGGCGTTCGGCGTACGGGCCCTCAAGCGTGCCGTGCGCCGGGAGTTGCTCACGCCCCTCGCGGAGGCGCTCGCACCCGAACGGCCCCGTCCTGACGCGCCGGTGTCCGTCCACGTCCACATGAACGGGGGCCGGGTCGAGTGCAGCACCACCCGGGAAGCGCTTCACTCGCCGCGGGACTGTGCCGAACCGGAAGAAACTGACCGCTCGCCGGCCTTCCCGCAACAGCAGGCAGGACCGCAGGCCCTCGCCGGTCGGCCACCACGCGATCCGTGACACGCGGAAGCATGTGCTCCGCATTGAGCGCCAGGGCCACGGCCCTGCATCACGCCGTCACCATGGGCTGTTCGGGCCTCGATACCAGCAAGGGCCCGGCGCTGTGCCCGTGACTCCGGAACCGGGTTGATCAGCGGGCCCCGGCTGTAGTGCCGGTGGCAGGCGTAGAAGCTGCTGACCACGGTCAGGCAGTGGTTGATCGGTACGGGCGGGTGCTGGAGGGAAGGCGAAGCTGGCCGCTGCAGAGGCCCGCTTGTGGGCCGGGCTGTCGCTCTTTGGCGCCGTCAGTTGGCGCCGGTCAGCCCGGCTTTCGTATGGCGGGCGCAGGTGGCCTCGGCAGCCGGAGGCGTGGCGGGAGGACTGCGAGGGCGGCGCAGCTCGGTGGAAAGGGTTCCGCAGGAGGCGTGACGGTGGCCCGCCGAGGCGGTCCGCAGTGGCCCTCCCGGACTGTGTCCTGCCTGCGGAGGGCTCGGGCAGGGTGATCCTGCACCTCGCTCGGCTCAGGCGGGCAAGTACGAGCCGGAGGCACCGCGCGGGCTGCTCGGCGCTCTCGGTTTCGGACGGCGTGGCCATGACGCGGAGGTTGAAGCCGCCCACCGGCACATGTCACCGCCAAGGCTTGGCGTCAGGCTGAGGGAAGACGATCTATCAGCGCACCGAGCAGCGCAAAGAGGTCGTCGGCATCGCCCGCTCCGAGTTGGTCGACAATCCGGGCCTCTTCGTTGCTCACGGCAACCTCGAGCTCGCGGAACAGTTGCCTGCCGCGAGCGGACAGGAAGACGAGGACCCGCCGGCGGTCCGCGTGGTCAGCGTGTCGGTAAACGAGGGCTCGGTCCGCCAGCTTGTCGACTTGCTTCGTCAGGGTTGGGCGCGGAACGAGCGCATAGCTGGCGATTTCAGACATAGCATGACCCGCGCCGTCGGACAGGCAGCACAGCACACGCCATTGTTCGATCGTGACACCGGCAGGCTGGAGCACTTGCTGGATCCGGTACTCCACCTGCCAGCCGGCCCTGCTCAGCCGGTCGGTCAGTCGGGTCTGGGGCGATGTCGTCAGGTCGTCCACGCGTCTACCGTTCCTCATCCTGTCGCTAGTTCCCACGATAGTCTACTTGGAAACATTTTCGAAACGAAGTATCGTTAGATTGTCCGAATCTCAGCGTCGTCGGCAAGATTGTCCGAATCCCAGCGTCGCGGCCTGGCGCCCAGGAGGTTGATGGTGACCGTTGGTGTGCTGGACGTGGCTCTTGTCATCCCTTTGAGTAGTCCGGCCGGCCTGTTCGGGCCTTCCGCCGAGTTGTGCGGGCAGCTTGCGGCCGAGGAGATCAACAGGCACGGTGGCCTGCTCGGCAGGGAACTGCGGCTCCGCATCGTGGACGGGGGGCAGGCGCCGGGCAGGGTCGCGGCCGAGGTGGACTCTTTGGTCTCCCGAGGGTCGGTGCAGGCCGTGGTGGGCTGGCACATATCTGCCGTCCGCCGACAGGTTGCGCCGCGAACGGTGGGCCGAGTGCCGTACATCTACACATCGCTCTACGAGGGCAGCGAGCGGACGCCAGGCGTGTTCCTCACCGGCGAGACACCGGCCCAGCAGGTGTTGCCGGCGATGCGATGGATGGCGAGCGAGCTGGGAATCCGGAGCTGGTGCGTGGTCGGGGCCGACTACGTGTGGCCCAGGGCATCTGCGGCTGCCGCTCGCCTTTACGCCACCCAGTGCGGAGTGGAGATCCGGGACGAGGTTTTCGTCCCGCTGGGAACAGAGGAGTTCGGCCCGGTTCTTCGCCGGGTGGAGAGAAGTCGGGCGCAAGGTGTGCTCATGTTCCTCGTGGGATCGGACGCGGCGCGGTTCAACCGGGAGTTCACCCAAATGCGGCTGGACGATCTGTGCGTGCGCCTCAGTCCGCTGATGGACGAGAACATGTTGATGGCCACCGGTTCTGCGAACGCCCGCGAACTGTATTCGGCCGCCGGCTACTTCAAGTCGCTGACCACAGCAAGCTCCCTCGATTTCCAGCGGATGTATGTGCGGAGGTTCGGATTGGACGCGCCTGTTCTGAACTCGCCAGGGGAGTCATGCTACGAGGGTGTCCTCCTGCTGTCCCGCCTCATGGAGCGCGCACGCAGCCTCGATGTCAGGTCCGTGTGCAACAGCGCGCAGGCGGTGGGCTACGACGGCCCGCGTGGCTCCGTGAGCCTTCAGGGCAACCACCTTCGGCAGCGCGTCTACATCGCTCGTGCGGACGGGTTGGAGTTCGATGTGCTCGACGAGCTGCGGGAAGCAGCCAACTGATGATGTGAATCCTGATAGGCGGTCGGCGACGAAGTTCATGGCGACAGACCGCACTTGCGCGCCGCCCTGGAACGACGGCAGCTCGACTACATGCTGGCGGTCTCCAGCATCCACCGCCTGCCCACCCCGGCTGGGGGGTGGCTCCGGCGAGCCCGCGTCTCCCGCTGTCGCGTGCCCGGGAAGGGTTGACAGTTACTTCCGACAGGAATAGTGTCAAACGAAAGCGTTAACGGACCGGCATGGGAGTGGCGATGCGGCACGGAGACGGCAGCAGCGACGATGCGGTCGGCGTGGCGGTTGTGAACCACAAGATGCCGCGTCTTCACACCCGTGCAAAGGTTCGCGACAACTGCCCGCGCACCGCTGACGTGATCGTGGGATCCAGCGGGGCTCTCCGGCATGGCAGCACACGATGAACTCCGCTTGATCCGGGACGCCCGGGCGAACTGACAGTCGCAGAACGGGTGACTGACCCGAGGCAGCTCAGCGCCAGGTCGAATCCCTGACCCGCTCCACTATCGGCACTGCCGAGTCTCCGATCGAGGGCACCCCGCATCAGGCCGACAACGGCGAGGTGCCGGCCGACAAGGCGCGCGCTTCGCACTGACTGCGGTGGCGTGCGGCCTCAGCGACTCCGCATGAACCACAGATCTGCCAACGCATCGGCGGTGCGCCGGCACCGGCATCGGATTCCCGCAACACTTGACAGGAGCAGTGTCCCATGGCTGACGAACATGACCACGACCATGACCACGGGTCCGATCTCGCACGTGTCGAAGCCCTGAAGAACGAGGGCGTGCATCGGGCAGGCGAGCACGAGGGCCCGTTCTCATTGCACGTCGTGGGGTTGGGTGGAGCAGGTGCGGGGATCATCACCGCACTGCTCGAAAACCGGCCTACCGACTTCCTTGCCCACGAGGCAACTAGATTCACTGCACTTGCCGTCGACATAGGCCACGATGCGGACCTCGCGAAGGTGCGCGCTGCGGCGACCGACCTGCCCGACGATCGGGCGCAGGTCCGCACGGTCGAGATCCCGGCGCCCACAAAAAAGGAATTGAGCACCTCTCTCAACCGGTATCGCGAGTTCCTGAAGATGGAGTACCCGCGGTATTACTGGAACCCCAACTACGAGCCGTGGCTCCCCTCGGCCGTCGAGATCGCAGGTCCCGGCGAGCATTTCTCCCGCGCTGTCGCCAAAGCCATCTACGGCGCCGCGTACTACCAGAACCGGGAGATCATTCGGGAACTCGACGCCTTCGCGGAGAGCGTCAACGCGAGTGAAACCACCCCCATCGTGGTCATCGCCTTCAGCCTCGCAGGCGGGGTCGGCAGTGGGATCGTGGTGGAGCTGGCACGCCACCTGTCGACAGTCAAGCTGGGACGGCGACCGTGGGTCGTCGGCATCGGGGTCATGCCCTGCGACGGAGACCCGGCCGGACTGGACGACGGCTCGCTGTTCCCGGTCATCAACGAGCTCGACTGCATGATCGACAATGAGAAGAACGCCGGCGTCATGGCGGTCTGGGGAGATCTGTACAAGAACCCCTTCACCGGCGGATTCTTCGCCGTTCCGCAGAACGACGTGTACCAGCTGACCGGCGACCTCGCCGCGACGCACAGATACGTCGACGAAGGAATCGGCAACTTCTTGGTCCGTGATGGATCCGTACATCTCTACGAGACCCTCAAGGCCCTGAACTGGTTGGCGGTACCTGGCGACCAGTGGCATCCCGCCATTCGCGGCCAGCAGGGTGACCGATGGCTGAACCTGCTGTCCGTGCGCAAGCTCGACGACGTGGACACCGCCCCTACGTTTGGGCTGGTCAGCGGCTTCCACACCGAGTACGCCGAGGTGCGCGTGTTCGGACCCAAGAAGGAGACGACGAAAGTCGCCAAAGCGGTCGTCGCAGAGATCGCCGAGATTGCGGCAACCCCACTCGAGCCAACGGTGCTCACCTTCGACACGAAGGACGACCCGATGGTGAGCGTGGTTCTCCCGCGAGCGTCCAAGTTGGACCTCGCGAGCTTCGTTCCGGCTCGGGACACATACGACACGCTCGAATGGGAGGACAAGCTGCTCATGCACTCGTGGTTGCTTGACCTCGGCGTCATGCTCTGTGAACCATCCATCCGATTTGACGGAATGGGCGGGGAATGCATCTGGGGCTGCGCATGCTGGGTCGTCGTCCCGCACGCCGCGATCCGCGGGGAGCGGATCGAGCCTCCCATCTCCATTGCGGCCCCGACCGCATCATGAGCCACGAGTGACGAGGAGCGTTCCGATGCCTTTGGACTGGGCCGAAGTCGTCAAGCGGTACGAAAACGGAGCCGAGCTTCCGTCCATGCCGGGAGCGCGAACGCTGCAGGTGACCGGTGCGGACGAAGAATTCATCTACGTCTCGCACCGACTATGGACCGACAAGCTGACGCGAGCCTATATCGAGAAGGCCGTGGCTCTCCTTGAAAGTGGCCGGATGACGCGCAACTACGGCGACATCATCGACTATTACCGCACCTACATCGCGGATGAGCGGCCGACCACTGCGGCGACCGTCCTGAAGGATCTCGGATACGTGGAATAGGCGCAAATTGCGCCAAGGAAGGGAAGAGCTGTCATGGGTTTGTCGATGTACCACAGCGCGACCGGAAATCAGTCGCCGCACTGCATTCACGCCATCGGTATCGGTAAGACCGGCGCCTACATGGTCGAGGCACTTCTCCGCACCGGCGAGATCGAGGACATGCTCGAAGACCCCCGCGCGCGGTTCACGGGTCTTGCCATCGACATCGGCGAGCAGGACATGCACGAGCTCGACGAGTACGCGAGCGGATTCAACGAGCGCCTCGACGATCGTGGAATCCCGCGCGAGCGCGCCCAGGTCCGCACGGTGGCCCTTGATGTACCGGATCGGCGGGACCTGCAGACCAGTCTGAACCGCTGGCGCGAGTTCCTGAAAATGGAGTATCCGCGCTACTACTGGAACCCCAACTACGAGCCCTGGCTGCCTGCCGACCTTGAGCTGCCGGAGGCCGGCGAATCCTTCCCCCGAGCGGTAGCCAAGGCCATCTACGGGCATTACTACTACGGCGGCGAGCGGACGCTGGAGAAAGAGCTGGACGACTTCGTCGCCAGCATCAATGCCACCAAGCTGCCCTCCATCGTGCTGGTGTTCTTCTCCATGGCCGGGGGCACCGGCAGCGGCATGGTGGTGGACCTCGCCCGGCACCTGTCCAATGTCAAGCTCGGCCGCCGTATCCCGGTGGTGGGGGTCGCGGCACTGCCGTTCTCCGGCGACGAGGAGCACGCCGGCGGCAAAGCCGCGCTCTACCCGACGATCAACGAGTTCGACTGCATGCTCGACGACAAGAAGAACGACGGTGTGATGGCGGTCTGGGGCGACCTGTACAAGAACCCCTTCACCGGCGGGTTCCTGGTCCTGCCCCAGGAGCATTCGTGGCAGCGGCTCGGTCAGTACACAAAGACCGGTCAGCCGGCGATCCGCGATGCGCTCCGCAAGGGCGTGACGAGGAAGTTCGTCGACGATTCGTTCTGCCGGTTCATCGTGCAGGACTATGGACGCCTGCTGTTCAAGATGCTGCGCCCGGCCGGCTTTACCGGCGCACCACATGAGCGCAACATCAGTGGCGACCGGACATGGACGGTGTTCGACGTCGCAAAGTTCACGCACCCCGGTGTGGAGGTGCTCCCTGGCGAGCCGAGGAGCAAGTGGCGCGAAGTCGTCTCCAAGTGGATCCGCTACGTTCCGCAGTGGTCCGGCCTCAAGGAGGGCTTCAAGACCGACTACATCGAGGCCCACACGGTCGCGCCGCGAGAGCTCTGGAACGACACTCTGCAGAGCACGCTCGAAGAAACCCTTCGCGGATATCTGCTGCCCGAGGAGGACTCGACCCTGAACACCTCCACGGGCGAGTTCTTCGATGAGCTGACGGCCTACTCGAACATCGTCATCCCCGGCGTCGCGAAGACCGACCTCACGGCGTTCTACGAGGCCAGAGACGCCTACGACCAGATCGAGGACTGGGAGGAGAAGCTGCTCATGCACTCCTGGATCCTCGACCTGGGCGTCATCCTCAGCGAACAGTCGATCCGGTTCGACGGCATGGCCGGCGAGTGCATCTGGGGCTGCGCATGCTGGGTCGTGGTTCCCCACGAGGCGATCCGGGGCGACGCGCCATCGTCCGCGAACCTGACGGTCGTGCAGCAGGAGCACATCGCACCGATGGTCAAGACCGTGGTGCCGACGCCGTAGAGGCGGGGCTGCGGTGGGGCCGGCAGGCACGGCTCATGCGCCTGTCGGCCCCCAAGGAGCGTGCGATGGATGAGATGGCGGCGCTGGATCCGGAGTACCGGACGTGGCTGGAACGCGTCAGGGCGACCTACGAAGCGGTCGGCTTCACGTGTGGCTGTCGCCTCGGCGATCGGGAGCTCGGCAACCGGGTGAGCGCTGCCGTCGTCGCCGCGCTGGTGTCAAGGCCGAGGGTCTTCCGCTACCAGGGGCTGCCGTTCTCCGGGCGGATCGCCGCCCTTGCGGAGGACCTGTTGGTGCAGGCGCGCGAAGGCAGGCTCCCATCGGGCCCCGGCTGGCCCGACCTGCATGCCGCACTCCTTCGGGTACCTGCTGATGTCCAGGACGTCTTCGTGCAGTCCTGCGTGCATGGCAGGGACACCGAGCAGATCGCGGCCACCCTCGGCTGCGACCCGAAGACCGCGAAGGCCCGGTGCGCCGGCGCCCTCAGGATCATGCGTGGCATCGGCGGCGTGGCCGGGGCCGCGACCGCAGAGACAGAACGTTAAAGGAGCCACCCATGCCTCTGGACTGGGCGGAAGTCACCAAGCGTTACGCGGGCGGAGCCAAGATTCCCACGGTTGCGGGGGGCCGTTCGTTCGAGGTCGCCGGTGTGGACGACGAGGCGGTGTACATTCGCACCCCGCTGTGGTCCGACGCCCTCCGGCGCGAACACCTCGAGAAGGCCGTCGACCAGCTCGATCAGGGTGGGCTGTCCCGCCGCGCCGGGCAGTTCGTCGAGCTCTACCGCACCGAGGTCGCCGATGTCCGCCCGACCTCCGTGGCGCACGTACTCAAAGACCTCGGTTTTCTCGAATGAGGCTCGCCACGATGGTGATCGATCAGGGCATCCCCTTCGACTGAACAGTGCTGAGCCATCACCGCAGTACGTCGTGGGGCACAAGGCGGCCGAGCCGGAGGAGCGGCAGTGAAGAACCTCGACTGGAATGTGGTGCGAGCCCACTACGCAACACGGACGACGGTGCGGCCGCTGACCGGCCAGTCGACGTTGGCCGTGGTTCATGTCGATGACGAAAAGGTCTGTTTCAGGCAGCGACTGTGGCGCGACTGCGTCACAAGGCGGGCAATTGAGACGGCGATGACTCTGCTGGACGGCCGAGAGTTGCCGGTGAAGGCGATTGAGTTCGCCGAGGAACTGAGGATCCACTACTCGAACGGACCGACCGTGGTCACGGGGTGCTCGCGCATTCCCAACCTGTCGGCTGTGGTGCTGAAGGACCTGGGGTACCTCTGCTGACTGCTCCAGGCGCACGGCGAGCAACCGTCAAAGGTTGCACCTGACCCCGATACCGGCGCGCGGTCGGTGGACCGGCCAGCCAGGAGACCGGCCACGGCAGCGCACAAGTTTCATCCGCTGGAAAGGATGCCACCGATGTCCCTGCCCGAAGACTGCTCACGATCCCCCACGTCCCCACGTCCCGTGCCGTCGCCACCCCCGGCCGTCCCGGTGGCTGATGCGGCGTCGTGGATCCCACGCTTGCGCGGGCAACGACTGCGCGTCGGCGTCCTGTTCGCCGCCATCGCCGGGCTGCCCGCCGCCTGAGCCGCACCCGGACACCAGAGAAGGGGAATCCCATGGAGGCCACCGCCACCACCGCGCCCCTGCACGAAACCTGCGTCACGGAGATGAACGCACCCACCTTCGACGCCGACTGGCAGCGCCGGGCGTTCGGCGTCGCCGTCGTCCTGTCGGAGTTCGGCCACTACCCCTGGGACGCGTTCCAGCAGCAACTCATCGCCGCCATCGGCGCATGGGAGGCCGCCCCCGCGACCGAGCAGGGCAGCCGGCAGTACTACGAGCACTGGCTCGCGGCGCTCGAACGCGTACTGGTCGATCACGATCTGGTCGCCGACGACGAGATGCGTGCCCTGGAACCAAGACACTGGCCCGTCGCCCTCCGTACCAGGGCGAGTGAACCCCGAGAAGGAGCATGAAATGTCGAACATCCTCCCCCTGTCCACCGCAGAAGCCGGCGCGTCGTCCGGTCTGGTCGTCCGTCCGCTGCGCGACGGGCTGATCGTCGTGGCCGTGGTGGCTCTCGCGCTGGTCGCGCTGGTCGCCGTCTTCCTGGACCAAGGGCAGTTGCTGTCCCCGGCGCTGGGCCAGATCGCCGAAAAGGCCAACTACATCCACGAGTTCGCTCACGATGGCCGGCACCTGCTCGGTGCTCCGTGCCACTGACGAAGGCGGTCATCCGATGACTTCTGTCCTGTCCCTGCTCGGTCGTGGTGCTGTGGCTGGTGCCGCGGCCGGGCTGCTGAGCGGTGGCTTCTCGTACCTGCTGGTCGAGCCGGTGATCGATCGCGCGGTGGATTTGCAGGCGGTCCACCAGGCCGCCGAGCACACAACGGCGTCGGCCGAGATCTTCTCCCGTTCCACCCAGCACATCGGGCTGATCGTCTCCGCCACAGCTGTCGGGTTGGCCCTCGGCGCCCTGTTCGGCGTTGTCTACGCCTTCGTCCATCGGCGTGACCCGGGCACTGCGGCGTGGACGCGCTCGCAGCATCTGGCCGCGGCGGCGTTCACGGG
The nucleotide sequence above comes from Streptomyces sp. NL15-2K. Encoded proteins:
- a CDS encoding AAA family ATPase → MSDLREQLRARVIGQDHAVEALVRAVTIGRSGLLEPDRPLAGLLFVGPTGVGKTQLVRALAEVLRSGPDDFCRVDMSALAQEHYAASLAGAPPGYAGSKEGLTVLDRARIESHGDRPGIVLFDEIEKAHPTVVRTLLHVLDSGRFTLSSGSRTIDFRNCVVVMTSNLGARKIAEHRRNRGAGSGRRWSLGRSKSRTRASELASLLVHPSVEAGQNAEADILAAALQDFFDPEFLNRFDEIVAFGDLDSRTVAEIAGREVLLVVDRLLTRSVRVHVTRDVVTHLARIGHDEAFGVRALKRAVRRELLTPLAEALAPERPRPDAPVSVHVHMNGGRVECSTTREALHSPRDCAEPEETDRSPAFPQQQAGPQALAGRPPRDP
- a CDS encoding MarR family transcriptional regulator produces the protein MDDLTTSPQTRLTDRLSRAGWQVEYRIQQVLQPAGVTIEQWRVLCCLSDGAGHAMSEIASYALVPRPTLTKQVDKLADRALVYRHADHADRRRVLVFLSARGRQLFRELEVAVSNEEARIVDQLGAGDADDLFALLGALIDRLPSA
- a CDS encoding substrate-binding domain-containing protein, whose protein sequence is MVTVGVLDVALVIPLSSPAGLFGPSAELCGQLAAEEINRHGGLLGRELRLRIVDGGQAPGRVAAEVDSLVSRGSVQAVVGWHISAVRRQVAPRTVGRVPYIYTSLYEGSERTPGVFLTGETPAQQVLPAMRWMASELGIRSWCVVGADYVWPRASAAAARLYATQCGVEIRDEVFVPLGTEEFGPVLRRVERSRAQGVLMFLVGSDAARFNREFTQMRLDDLCVRLSPLMDENMLMATGSANARELYSAAGYFKSLTTASSLDFQRMYVRRFGLDAPVLNSPGESCYEGVLLLSRLMERARSLDVRSVCNSAQAVGYDGPRGSVSLQGNHLRQRVYIARADGLEFDVLDELREAAN
- a CDS encoding tubulin-like doman-containing protein, which encodes MADEHDHDHDHGSDLARVEALKNEGVHRAGEHEGPFSLHVVGLGGAGAGIITALLENRPTDFLAHEATRFTALAVDIGHDADLAKVRAAATDLPDDRAQVRTVEIPAPTKKELSTSLNRYREFLKMEYPRYYWNPNYEPWLPSAVEIAGPGEHFSRAVAKAIYGAAYYQNREIIRELDAFAESVNASETTPIVVIAFSLAGGVGSGIVVELARHLSTVKLGRRPWVVGIGVMPCDGDPAGLDDGSLFPVINELDCMIDNEKNAGVMAVWGDLYKNPFTGGFFAVPQNDVYQLTGDLAATHRYVDEGIGNFLVRDGSVHLYETLKALNWLAVPGDQWHPAIRGQQGDRWLNLLSVRKLDDVDTAPTFGLVSGFHTEYAEVRVFGPKKETTKVAKAVVAEIAEIAATPLEPTVLTFDTKDDPMVSVVLPRASKLDLASFVPARDTYDTLEWEDKLLMHSWLLDLGVMLCEPSIRFDGMGGECIWGCACWVVVPHAAIRGERIEPPISIAAPTAS
- a CDS encoding tubulin-like doman-containing protein, which translates into the protein MGLSMYHSATGNQSPHCIHAIGIGKTGAYMVEALLRTGEIEDMLEDPRARFTGLAIDIGEQDMHELDEYASGFNERLDDRGIPRERAQVRTVALDVPDRRDLQTSLNRWREFLKMEYPRYYWNPNYEPWLPADLELPEAGESFPRAVAKAIYGHYYYGGERTLEKELDDFVASINATKLPSIVLVFFSMAGGTGSGMVVDLARHLSNVKLGRRIPVVGVAALPFSGDEEHAGGKAALYPTINEFDCMLDDKKNDGVMAVWGDLYKNPFTGGFLVLPQEHSWQRLGQYTKTGQPAIRDALRKGVTRKFVDDSFCRFIVQDYGRLLFKMLRPAGFTGAPHERNISGDRTWTVFDVAKFTHPGVEVLPGEPRSKWREVVSKWIRYVPQWSGLKEGFKTDYIEAHTVAPRELWNDTLQSTLEETLRGYLLPEEDSTLNTSTGEFFDELTAYSNIVIPGVAKTDLTAFYEARDAYDQIEDWEEKLLMHSWILDLGVILSEQSIRFDGMAGECIWGCACWVVVPHEAIRGDAPSSANLTVVQQEHIAPMVKTVVPTP
- a CDS encoding sigma factor-like helix-turn-helix DNA-binding protein, with product MDEMAALDPEYRTWLERVRATYEAVGFTCGCRLGDRELGNRVSAAVVAALVSRPRVFRYQGLPFSGRIAALAEDLLVQAREGRLPSGPGWPDLHAALLRVPADVQDVFVQSCVHGRDTEQIAATLGCDPKTAKARCAGALRIMRGIGGVAGAATAETER
- a CDS encoding nitrile hydratase accessory protein; the protein is MEATATTAPLHETCVTEMNAPTFDADWQRRAFGVAVVLSEFGHYPWDAFQQQLIAAIGAWEAAPATEQGSRQYYEHWLAALERVLVDHDLVADDEMRALEPRHWPVALRTRASEPREGA
- a CDS encoding CbtB-domain containing protein yields the protein MSNILPLSTAEAGASSGLVVRPLRDGLIVVAVVALALVALVAVFLDQGQLLSPALGQIAEKANYIHEFAHDGRHLLGAPCH